The sequence ATGCAGGTCAGATAAACTATCACTAAACAAAACTACCCTTGTCCCTAATAGACACCTACGCCAAAATACAATTATCTGTAAACGAGCAGTAAAAATTCTATTTGGGTTAAAGCTAATGACTGAGCATCATCATAACAATCAGGTTGTCGAGGGTTATTTGAGCTAAAGCTACCCCTCTCAACTGTTGTAACAGCGCAGTCGGTGATTATGGAAAAATTGAGGCGTTACTGAAAAAATTAGCAAGTTTGATGCACCACATACAGTAATTATGAGACACTGCCGACACCTACCCAGTTTTGGGAGTTGCAGCCAGCTACAGAACAATCATGGAACTACAGCACTATCTTATGGATGTAATACATCCAAAGCCGAGCCACAGGGAATCACAAAAACTAAACTAGCTGGTAGATGCACAACGGCTTGTCTTAGGAAACTGACAAAGAATGAGGTTAGCCAGAGCTGCAAGGGTTTGATACTTGCTTATCTGCTTGCTAACTTATAACAAGCTTATCAGGGAAGTTTGGTTTTACCAATACCTGATTACTGTAGCACCAAACAGCAATTTATTTGTAGATTATGGATGAAGTTATGCATCAAGATTTGGCGATAATCATCAAAAAATGTTGGCTGCGGCTGTGATCCAGTTTCTGCTTGATTGCCAGCCAGGTTTTATATTTGATTGAGTTTATATTTTTGAGCACACATGATCAAAGTTGTATTTTTTGGCACTCCTCAATTTGCGGTTCCTACCCTAGAAAAATTACTGAAACACTCGGATGTTGAGGTTATGGCTGTTGTCACTCAACCTGATAAACGCCGAGAAAGGGGGAATCAACTAACACCTTCGCCTGTAAAAACTGCAGCGATCGCTGCTAATTTACCAGTATGGCAACCAGAGCGCATCAAAAAAGACACTCAAACATTAACTAATCTCAAACATTTACAAGCAGATGTATTCGTTGTTGTTGCTTACGGACAAATTTTATCCCCAAAAATTTTAAATATTCCCAAATTTGGTTGTATAAATGTCCACGGCTCTATCTTACCTAAATACCGGGGTGCGGCACCGATTCAGTGGTGTTTGTATAATGGCGAGCTGGAAACTGGGATTACCACGATGTTAATGGATGCGGGAATGGATACGGGAGCAATGCTGCTCACAGCGACTACACCAATTGGATTATTGGATAATGCTCAAGATTTGGGTGTGAAATTGGCTGATATTGGCGCTGATTTGTTAATCGAAACCTTGTGGAAGTGGGAACGCCAAGAAATAGAGGCGATTCCGCAAGACAACGCACAAGCGACCTACGCACCTTTAATTCAAAAAACCGATTATGGCTTGGATTGGTCGAAAACTGCTATTGAATTACACAATCAAATTAGAGGCTTTTATCCCAACTGCACAGCTACTTTCCGCAATCAACAGCTGAAAATTATCGCCACCGCTCCCCTTGGCTCTGCTGACGTGGAAAAGTTACCACCAAAATTGCAAGATTTGTTTCATAAATTGCCTGATTTGTCAAGTAAGTCAGTGATACCG is a genomic window of Fortiea contorta PCC 7126 containing:
- the fmt gene encoding methionyl-tRNA formyltransferase: MKVVFFGTPQFAVPTLEKLLKHSDVEVMAVVTQPDKRRERGNQLTPSPVKTAAIAANLPVWQPERIKKDTQTLTNLKHLQADVFVVVAYGQILSPKILNIPKFGCINVHGSILPKYRGAAPIQWCLYNGELETGITTMLMDAGMDTGAMLLTATTPIGLLDNAQDLGVKLADIGADLLIETLWKWERQEIEAIPQDNAQATYAPLIQKTDYGLDWSKTAIELHNQIRGFYPNCTATFRNQQLKIIATAPLGSADVEKLPPKLQDLFHKLPDLSSKSVIPGEVVSITKGVGAIVQTGGGLLLLREVQLAGKRPQSGWDFVNGSRLTVGEVLGNGE